One window of the Leucobacter komagatae genome contains the following:
- a CDS encoding PspC domain-containing protein has protein sequence MNHTPPPTGGAPEGTPPNAPFGAGFFAWIRGLGIGRGGDRWFAGVAGGIAMRAGIDPIIVRGLFIVLAILGGPGIVLYLLGWLLLPDQGGRIHLEEVFRGRAGTAAVVATVAVGVFVVFPTLFRILGVTTIGGWSIWNAFGMPHWLTTTISVLVWIAVIAVAGYLVSRLVLQHGRKVRDEAQQGAYDAPTAEHPGDPSGAPTAQAPQQTYAPQTPYDPQAPQAFAAASPGSWSSPDASAPTAAPDGEPDWATRFTEKAERATERATRWSEDVGKQADEWSARYAAQHDMMKLGAAHVVITLALALLAAGGASYIAFDMQLDSSLMLTAALLGATGVLAVSLIVAGIRGRQTGWVGFLAACGVIALLFTAVLPQGTRFQPFGNVQVTAEDTGAVLIGGNTDIDLSTLDDAPGWRSIDIWQVAGRSTITLPSHEDVKLTVRVLAGTIDASNLSSGASTAAGPFLSRTIDTRDDVSDEASQVTVYLLAGSVHVNEAGRSGSRSTASAGSATSENRADLREELSDLREEEGQLEHELDAPGLSEVRQERLENTLDFTRDEIAKLEKELAR, from the coding sequence ATGAACCACACTCCTCCCCCAACAGGCGGCGCCCCCGAGGGCACTCCCCCGAACGCGCCCTTCGGCGCCGGCTTCTTCGCATGGATCCGTGGCCTCGGTATCGGCCGCGGCGGCGACCGCTGGTTTGCGGGCGTCGCTGGCGGCATCGCGATGCGCGCCGGGATCGACCCGATCATCGTCCGCGGGCTCTTCATCGTGCTTGCTATCCTCGGCGGCCCGGGCATCGTGCTCTACCTGCTCGGCTGGCTGCTGCTCCCCGACCAGGGCGGGCGCATTCACCTGGAGGAGGTCTTCCGGGGGCGAGCGGGGACCGCGGCGGTAGTAGCCACCGTCGCGGTCGGCGTCTTCGTCGTCTTCCCGACTCTGTTCCGCATTCTCGGGGTGACGACCATCGGGGGCTGGAGCATCTGGAACGCGTTCGGTATGCCCCACTGGCTCACGACCACGATTTCCGTGCTCGTATGGATCGCCGTGATCGCGGTCGCGGGCTACCTCGTGAGCAGGCTCGTGCTGCAGCACGGCCGCAAGGTTCGCGACGAAGCACAGCAGGGTGCCTACGACGCGCCGACGGCTGAGCACCCGGGCGACCCCTCTGGCGCACCGACGGCGCAGGCCCCGCAGCAGACGTATGCCCCGCAGACTCCGTATGACCCGCAGGCCCCTCAGGCCTTCGCCGCGGCTTCCCCCGGCTCGTGGTCGAGCCCTGATGCCTCAGCCCCTACCGCAGCCCCTGATGGGGAACCGGACTGGGCGACGCGCTTCACTGAGAAGGCCGAACGGGCCACCGAGCGAGCCACCCGCTGGAGCGAAGATGTCGGGAAGCAGGCCGACGAGTGGAGCGCCCGCTACGCCGCGCAGCACGACATGATGAAGCTCGGCGCCGCACACGTCGTCATCACGCTCGCGCTCGCACTGCTCGCCGCTGGCGGTGCCTCGTATATCGCGTTCGACATGCAGCTGGACTCGAGCCTCATGCTCACCGCAGCTCTGCTCGGAGCGACAGGTGTGCTCGCGGTTTCGCTGATCGTGGCAGGCATTCGCGGCAGGCAGACCGGCTGGGTCGGGTTCCTGGCCGCGTGTGGCGTCATCGCTCTACTCTTCACCGCCGTGCTGCCCCAGGGCACGAGGTTCCAGCCGTTCGGCAACGTGCAGGTCACCGCAGAAGACACGGGCGCGGTGCTCATCGGCGGAAACACCGATATCGACCTCTCGACGCTCGACGATGCTCCAGGGTGGCGCAGCATCGACATCTGGCAGGTCGCGGGCCGCTCGACGATCACGCTCCCCTCGCACGAGGACGTGAAGCTCACCGTGCGGGTACTCGCGGGCACGATCGATGCCTCCAATCTCAGCTCGGGCGCTTCAACCGCTGCCGGACCCTTCCTGTCGCGCACCATCGACACTCGCGACGACGTCTCCGACGAGGCATCGCAGGTGACCGTGTACCTCCTCGCGGGCAGCGTTCACGTGAACGAAGCCGGTCGTTCGGGCTCCCGCTCGACCGCGAGCGCAGGGTCAGCCACGTCCGAGAACCGGGCCGACCTGCGCGAGGAGCTCTCCGACCTCCGCGAGGAGGAGGGGCAGCTTGAGCACGAGCTCGACGCCCCCGGCCTCAGCGAGGTGCGGCAGGAGCGGCTGGAGAATACGCTTGACTTCACCCGCGACGAGATCGCAAAGCTAGAGAAGGAGCTCGCACGATGA
- a CDS encoding sensor histidine kinase produces the protein MATLRNLATKYSDLTEDELEWLELLALDLPLLADVALSDIVLWVPSENGDYLAVAHSRPAGYITLFYRDVIGDFLRPEWREVVEQALETGKPAASTSPAWYEENPMKLTAYSISRRDSQGKVFGPFAVATVHTSAHDTQHASRIAAAFREVASDLLGMIQTGAFPNPGGVGGQQGAPRATDGLVRVNLDGIATFVSPNTQTTFTMLGYRDEIEDQNFSEVLAEVLKGQFDTNESLPLISQGKVARRTEIFARGLSVAMRSIPVFRDGERIGGVVLTRDVSELRQQAQELITKDATIREIHHRVKNNLQTVASLLRVQARRARSEEAKQVLGQAMRRVAAIAVVHDTLSTGLAQIVDFDVVFERVLGLAAEVASLHGTTVHPRKEGEFGELPSEYATPLALALTEIVTNAVEHGLAGREGEVFIRADRTPEKLAVEVIDTGTGLPGGTVGDGLGTQIVRTLIEGELGGTIHWGADVGGGTRVAIDIPLHWLAAQTRPIPKVER, from the coding sequence GTGGCAACCCTTCGAAATCTTGCAACGAAGTACTCCGATCTCACCGAGGACGAGCTCGAGTGGCTTGAGCTGCTCGCCCTCGACCTCCCGCTGCTCGCCGACGTCGCGCTGAGCGACATTGTGCTGTGGGTTCCGTCAGAGAACGGCGACTACCTCGCCGTCGCGCACAGCAGGCCAGCCGGGTACATCACGCTGTTCTACCGCGACGTCATCGGCGACTTCCTGCGGCCCGAGTGGCGCGAGGTCGTCGAGCAGGCGCTCGAGACCGGCAAGCCGGCGGCGTCGACGTCACCCGCGTGGTACGAAGAGAACCCGATGAAGCTGACCGCCTACTCGATCAGTAGGCGTGACAGCCAGGGGAAGGTCTTCGGCCCCTTCGCGGTCGCTACCGTCCACACGAGCGCGCACGACACGCAGCATGCTTCGCGCATCGCCGCGGCGTTCCGCGAGGTCGCGAGCGACCTGCTCGGGATGATTCAGACCGGCGCGTTCCCGAACCCGGGTGGTGTCGGCGGCCAGCAGGGCGCGCCTCGCGCGACCGATGGGCTCGTGCGGGTCAACCTCGACGGCATCGCGACGTTCGTGAGCCCGAACACGCAGACGACGTTCACGATGCTCGGCTACCGCGACGAGATCGAGGACCAGAACTTCTCGGAAGTGCTCGCGGAGGTGCTGAAGGGCCAGTTCGACACGAACGAGTCGCTGCCCCTCATCAGCCAAGGCAAGGTCGCACGGCGCACGGAGATCTTCGCCCGCGGGCTCTCGGTCGCGATGCGCTCGATCCCGGTGTTCCGCGACGGCGAACGGATCGGCGGCGTCGTGCTGACGCGCGACGTAAGCGAGCTGCGCCAGCAGGCGCAGGAGCTCATTACCAAGGACGCGACGATCCGCGAGATTCACCACCGCGTGAAGAACAACCTGCAGACGGTCGCATCGCTGCTGCGCGTGCAGGCCCGCCGCGCCCGCAGCGAGGAAGCGAAGCAGGTGCTCGGCCAGGCGATGCGTCGCGTCGCCGCGATCGCGGTCGTGCACGACACACTGTCGACCGGCCTCGCCCAGATCGTCGACTTCGACGTGGTCTTCGAGCGGGTGCTCGGCCTCGCTGCCGAGGTCGCGAGCCTGCACGGCACGACGGTGCACCCGCGCAAGGAGGGCGAGTTCGGCGAGCTGCCCTCCGAGTACGCGACGCCGCTGGCGCTCGCGCTGACGGAGATCGTGACGAACGCTGTCGAGCACGGCCTCGCCGGGCGCGAGGGCGAGGTCTTCATTCGGGCCGACCGCACCCCCGAGAAGCTCGCGGTCGAGGTCATCGACACGGGCACCGGTCTCCCCGGTGGCACGGTCGGCGACGGGCTCGGCACCCAGATTGTGCGCACCCTCATCGAGGGCGAGCTCGGCGGGACGATTCACTGGGGCGCCGACGTCGGCGGCGGCACCCGGGTTGCGATCGATATCCCGCTCCACTGGCTCGCAGCCCAGACCCGGCCGATTCCGAAGGTCGAGCGCTAG
- a CDS encoding Rv3235 family protein has protein sequence MSVPLSSPAHIDVSRTPRSRHLRAVGAGTPTDSGDPTRASLPPPLPALEPRVIGAIAVFAFEAVEGARQVAQLGRWITDTVAAQLSELRRLNVERRSLYRDSRRIVPAIQRVRTTRPNDDVTEAAVVLSTPSRSRAVALRFEAIRGRWQATSITVL, from the coding sequence ATGAGTGTGCCGCTTTCTTCGCCTGCCCATATCGATGTTTCGCGCACGCCGCGGTCCCGGCACCTCCGCGCGGTCGGGGCCGGAACGCCCACGGACTCCGGGGACCCCACCCGGGCATCGCTACCCCCGCCGCTTCCCGCGCTCGAGCCCCGCGTCATCGGCGCAATCGCGGTGTTCGCGTTCGAGGCCGTCGAGGGGGCGCGCCAGGTCGCGCAGCTCGGCAGGTGGATCACGGACACCGTCGCCGCACAGCTCTCTGAGTTGCGCCGACTCAATGTTGAGCGCCGATCCCTCTACCGCGATAGCCGTCGCATCGTGCCCGCGATCCAGCGGGTCCGCACAACTCGGCCGAACGACGACGTTACCGAAGCCGCCGTCGTACTTTCCACGCCGAGCAGGTCTCGCGCCGTCGCGCTCAGGTTTGAGGCGATCCGAGGCAGGTGGCAGGCGACCTCAATCACGGTGCTGTAG
- a CDS encoding VIT1/CCC1 transporter family protein, whose product MSLPAQPSDISRPHDYDHRHADVSSGWLRATVFGAMDGLVSNIGLIAGIAAAGASNTIVAITGISGLIAGAISMALGEYTSVRTANEQLDAEVITERQAHSRNPVGEQAELSALFAKLGMEQHTADEAASQVHANSESAVRVHLAHELGLSLDDRPSPWVAAFSSLLSFGVGAFIPIIPFVFGFGNLWVGLAFGGAGLLLAGALAATTTKRNWLAGAARQLLFGGIAVTATYTIGMLLGVSNI is encoded by the coding sequence GTGAGTCTCCCCGCGCAACCCAGCGACATTTCCCGCCCCCACGACTACGACCACCGGCACGCCGACGTCTCGTCGGGTTGGCTGCGCGCGACCGTGTTTGGCGCAATGGACGGGCTCGTGTCGAACATCGGCCTCATCGCCGGCATCGCGGCGGCCGGCGCTTCGAACACCATCGTCGCCATCACCGGTATCTCTGGGCTCATCGCCGGCGCAATCTCAATGGCGCTCGGCGAGTACACCTCCGTTCGCACGGCAAACGAACAGCTCGACGCCGAGGTCATCACCGAGCGGCAAGCGCACTCGCGCAACCCCGTTGGTGAGCAGGCCGAGCTTTCGGCGCTCTTCGCGAAGCTCGGAATGGAGCAGCACACCGCCGACGAGGCTGCCTCGCAGGTGCACGCGAACAGTGAGAGCGCCGTGCGCGTCCACCTGGCGCACGAGCTTGGCCTGAGCCTCGACGACCGCCCGTCGCCGTGGGTCGCGGCGTTCTCGTCGCTCCTGTCGTTCGGTGTCGGCGCGTTCATCCCGATCATCCCGTTCGTGTTCGGCTTCGGAAACCTCTGGGTCGGGCTCGCCTTCGGCGGCGCTGGCCTCCTCCTCGCCGGCGCGCTGGCAGCGACCACCACGAAGCGCAACTGGCTCGCGGGCGCTGCCCGCCAGCTGCTGTTCGGGGGCATCGCCGTCACCGCGACCTACACGATCGGCATGCTCCTCGGGGTCTCCAACATTTAG
- a CDS encoding MGMT family protein yields MPDAQFTEAVLAVVGEIPAGRVMTYGDVALAVGSNAPRAVGRVMALFGHAVAWWRVVPASGLPPQGHARDALPRYREEGTPLRSVASPDEYRIALSAARLPYTHEIYAEVQL; encoded by the coding sequence GTGCCAGACGCCCAATTTACCGAAGCCGTGCTCGCGGTCGTTGGGGAGATCCCAGCGGGCCGCGTCATGACGTACGGCGACGTTGCCCTCGCCGTGGGGTCGAACGCGCCCCGCGCGGTCGGCCGCGTGATGGCTTTGTTCGGCCACGCGGTCGCCTGGTGGCGTGTCGTCCCGGCGAGCGGGCTGCCACCCCAGGGGCACGCGCGCGATGCGCTCCCCCGCTACCGCGAAGAGGGCACCCCGCTTCGGTCGGTCGCGTCTCCCGATGAGTACCGCATCGCACTCTCAGCCGCCCGGCTGCCCTACACCCACGAAATCTACGCAGAGGTACAGCTGTGA